The following proteins are co-located in the bacterium genome:
- a CDS encoding shikimate dehydrogenase, with product MIKLGIIGYPLEHSLSPVMHNAALKEIGIEGSYVPLETYPQNLAEKICFLKENGFRGFNVTIPHKIAVMQYLDTIDDFAKVVGAVNTVVIDKDKKLYGYNTDVYGFVQAIPTVLKENIKNKKAAVIGSGGAARAVMTGLNQLGIKEISIFARNQENSQKLKEIILKNFPHINIICLFLEENADLSEFSVVVNTTPLGMYGKNERISPLSKNSLATLPENALVYDIVYKPEKTKLLEYAEQRDLITLNGLEMLILQGAKSFELWIGQTPTLEVMRNALIQNIYRL from the coding sequence ATGATTAAGCTTGGAATAATCGGTTATCCTTTAGAACATTCTCTTTCCCCCGTAATGCACAATGCAGCTTTGAAAGAAATTGGCATTGAGGGAAGTTATGTTCCTCTTGAAACCTATCCGCAAAATCTTGCAGAAAAGATTTGTTTTCTTAAAGAAAACGGGTTCAGGGGTTTTAATGTGACCATTCCTCACAAAATAGCGGTGATGCAGTATTTGGATACGATAGATGATTTTGCAAAAGTCGTTGGTGCTGTAAATACAGTTGTTATTGACAAAGATAAAAAACTTTACGGCTATAATACCGATGTTTACGGATTTGTTCAGGCAATTCCCACGGTGTTAAAAGAAAATATTAAAAATAAAAAAGCGGCTGTTATCGGTTCAGGCGGAGCAGCAAGAGCTGTTATGACTGGATTGAACCAACTGGGAATAAAGGAAATTTCTATTTTTGCCAGAAATCAGGAGAATTCACAAAAATTAAAAGAAATAATTCTAAAAAATTTCCCGCATATTAATATAATTTGTTTGTTTCTAGAAGAAAATGCCGATTTGTCAGAGTTTTCTGTGGTAGTAAATACTACACCGCTTGGAATGTACGGAAAAAACGAAAGAATTTCTCCTTTAAGTAAGAATTCATTAGCAACTTTGCCGGAAAATGCTTTAGTTTACGATATTGTTTATAAACCTGAAAAAACAAAACTTCTTGAATATGCCGAGCAAAGAGATCTGATAACGCTAAATGGTCTTGAAATGTTGATTTTGCAAGGAGCAAAAAGCTTTGAGCTCTGGATAGGGCAAACTCCAACTTTAGAAGTTATGAGAAATGCATTAATTCAAAATATATATCGCTTATAA